Below is a genomic region from Apostichopus japonicus isolate 1M-3 chromosome 7, ASM3797524v1, whole genome shotgun sequence.
caataacaaattcccgacatggacgttaaattgatgtgtgccgagagattggcttcggtcagcttgcgagtctaaaaacctccatggcttctttcgcgagttcctgcttgcgggaagatcacatatacatacatacattatgtaATCAATTTTGCGGTAAGAGACTCACGCTACATCATACCCTTGCTTTGAACTCACACTTATAGTAAACATTTCTCCAAGACTGTTTAAGAACAAAATATACGTTGGTACCTTTCAAATGTTATGTTGGACTATATGTTTTGTAGCATCGTCAAATATTGATTCACTGTTGGTTGGTATTTTGAAGAAACAATAGCACCGTCCTCTGCTGATAATCCTCCTTTATACGCCAGTAATTAACTTACATCAATGACATAATTTTCCTCTACTTTACATTAATCTACGACTCATTATGCTGGGTGGATAAGATATGCATGAAAACGATATTGTGAGGGACTTTACTTTTTACACAAAATTAGATCTCGAAATATAGAGAATGTTCATCGCAACAGACCGAACCCTTTTTTATACCAATCTTTAAAACTTCAGATTGTTGTTGAATAATATGACAACGACGTGGGCAAGATGGTATAACGAATAAATATGTTCACATTGTCAACTTCAGCTTTTGTGACAAATGTCACCACTTCATACTATCTCTTTCCAGTGCAGTAACCTTAAATGGGTAATACGTTCAACGTTTAAAAGAACAGCCCTATCACCAGAACCTATGAACAGAAGGAACACGGTATGAGAAACGACATATATTAGGAAGAAATCTTAATGCAGCACGTTACTTGTTTGTGGTTACACAATGTGTATTCAAACGTGTGACGGCACACAAACGGGTCTAGACTTGCCAAACTATAGCTGACAAAGCCCTACTGAGCGTATTTCGAAATACGCTTTGTAGTGTTAAAACCGGTCGATAGAGAGGTTGAGTGATCTCCCATCTTACAAATTAACACAAATGTAATCGGTGTTTCCTTggtattattttaattaccttatcgtatagaaaataaattttatttcactAGACACACACCGTAGTTTCACAACTGTTTGTTTCTCGGATAAAACAGACTGCATACTTACATTTTCCTTGTAAGACTACTTTCTCTTGTTGTATATAGCGTTCACAGTAACACCAACGTACGCCTTAATACGTCAGGTTCAAAAGACTCTAAATTGACTTGCTGTAATTGTTTGGACCGTGTAGacacaaataaaaatattctCTACTTTCGAGGGTTCCCGTTACGTGTTATAGCTAATGTCCTATTGATGTTATACATTTGGCCATGTTTGAGTTTTtggaattattcaaatttgtttgtcatctttGCAGTAAGTAGATCTgaatatataaatcaataaattaattcaCTTATTGTGTTTCACTCGAGTCAACAATGAATTATTTCAGGTTGCCATATAGCATAGTTACCTTTATCACGCaccttattattttcttgtctttttaaGTAACAACTAGTTCTGATTGACGAGATATCTACACCATGTTAAATGTATAGAGTTCATGCTTATACCCTGTTGTAACACAATGTATAACACTTTTCTAGAGATTACCCTTCCTTAgtaaataatttttctttttttgagcAGGAGCTCAACCTTTGACCTGATGATTATGATATTTCACCCATTAATCTTAATTCAACTTAATATTCAGACGAAAGTGATTTAAAGGAGTGTTAAACGTGGCGGGGGAGTTGGaattattatcaataaattaGTACTTTTTGTAATTAGAAATGATCTTTTATTAAACCCTCTTTTATTTGAGTCCATGTTTGTCTGAAGTTTAACTCAACAATAAAACTTTTATCTTGAGAGTTATTTATTACCCCCTGATGTCCCAATAACTGCATTAAATGATGCATTATCTGGTAGTTTGCAAAACATACAAAGTGGAAAGAAAACTTGCTATCATATTAAagatgattttaatattgatcttTTGAAGCATGACCATTTGCCTcatatttcacattttcttgatttaatgTATTCTCATCACATTATTTACCATTAATATAATAAACAACAAGGAATACATCCACATCTTCATCACTCATTGataatattgatattgatactCATTGACCACTTACCATCTTTTGTTATAAGGATCTTGGTACTAGTTTGTCTGTTAACACAAATAGGCTTGTTTACCACAGGTGGGATAGTAGTGCGAAAGCGCTACACAATGTCAAACTTGAACTATCTTCTTTTGATTGGGGACCTCTATTTAATGAGACTGATGCAGATGTGGCATATAATTTATTAGTCGATAGTGTTCACCAAATTATATCTAAGCATTGTATTATTAAAGAACTTGAGGTTAATTCTCATAGGCGCTCCAGTCCCCATGGATTACACCTGGTATTTTAAGATATATTTCCAAAAAGAACAAGCTTTATAAGAATatcattctcgccccctctttcattaataagtacaAGTACACTCAGTATTAAAAATAAGCTAACCAATATTATCAGATTGGCTAAAAGATGCATTATGAGAAATGTTTTAATAACAATAAAGCAACCTAAAGGAAACTTTGGATATCATTTATAAAATTCTTGGTCGTACTTCACCCAAACTCGTATTGATAAAATTAAAGAGaataacaattatatatatcacCGATGAACATGTAATGGCTGACTCATCCAACAActattttgttaatatattgCAAGTACAACCCACTATGTAATTCAAATTTTCGTGACTTTCTTCCTGAGGCAAACCCAACATCTCTATTTTTATTACCAACTACTAACACAGAAATTATTGACTTAActatgaatatgaaaaaaaatgtgcgTGTGGTattgataatatttttgttaatgttCTCCAAGATAAGCGTTTTGCTTTAGCTGCTCCTCTTACATTTATCTTTAATTTATGAATTTCAACTGGTGCTGTACCACTTCGTTCCGAGGAAGCTAAGTAAATCCGATACCAAAGGTGGTGATAGTTCATGTTCACAATATGTTCATAGTTCACATTATATCATCAATGGTACATCATATTCTTCTATTTTCgcatttatttacatttactttgtaatgaattatGTTACGATGGGTTCCATGTAAAATCTTCGGCTTCAAAGCCCTTCCACCAAATGACATATCGATTGTTTTAGTTCTTTTCATTGTAAAGTATGCATACAACTGTTGTCATATTTACATGCCTAACGAGACAACCAATTCATTATAGGTCTGTTCTGTCTGTTTATAAGGTACAATAAGTAATTTCATATTCTAAGAGTGAttgtgtatgtctgtatgtgttGACAACAAGTGTGTATCGTGTAGTGTTGTAGTACTGCTGTAGCAAACAGACCAACGTTGTATCAATGTTTCAATATTATTCCTTGAGAAAAAAGTACACCAAACAACAAAAGACGTTTCCCAATATTTTGGGCCAGACCATTCAATAATAGGTTGGTGACGAGTTTAACAACGGTGAAAGGTCGGCATAGTCGCATAGCTTAgggattaataataatacaaataaaattaattcactaaattaaaataGGTTAGTGCTGTGAAGTGTTGttctcaaaatatttagagaGAAACAAAACACTGACTCTTTtagattgtgtaaaagtaagttgacctgacgtttcgatcctagcaggatcttcttcagaggacAAATGACACTCgccatttagcctctgaagaagatcctactaggatcgaaacgtcaggccaacttgcttttacacattctcttacacaggctcgctagtggataagcagtttgctaacagttttattttatttggactCTTTAAGATGCAACACAACTACAAAACACCTCTCTTAGTAGTGGAATATACCGACCGGCGAAGAGCGGGACATGATCCAGTTATGAATATAGACAAGTGATTTCGTCCAAGACTTATTCAGTCATTTGACTTCAAACCGTTTACATCTACAAGTTTACATAACGTTAATTACAATATTGTTTTATCTTGGTTGTTCAAGTTTACCGTGCATCAATGTAAGAATGACAGTCATGTGTTCCTTGTGCCCGCAAGGTTTTAATCTTCAACATCATCTGCAACGTCACATGGCCAGTCTACACGTGGGTGCGGGAGACTTTTTTGTAAGACGTGTcacagattttttttcaaaacgcAATGCCTTAACACCAGAGTAAACATGATGTAGAGGGAACGATCAACACCTACGAAGAGATGCGTTGGTAAGACACTTGAATACTCATGATTAGTCGTCTAATGAAAACGAGCGGTCTGCTAAGAGACAACGAACATCCTCACCTGTCACCGATCCTCCTTTTACAATTGGACGTTTGGACGCTCAGAGAAGggccacataaaaaaaaagaggatgAGGGTCCGATCCGATGGAATATGAAAGTCACAAAGCTGACACGAAGGATCCGAGGAGATTGCATACTGAGAATCACATACAAAATAGAAATAATTCTACTGATGGTGCCTATGGAACAACCAATACAAGCGGCCATGGCATGGATGACAAATTAAAGCTGGAAAACCCGGTCCGCTATTCTTAGAATCTCCTCTTGCATATAGTTTAGGGCGTGTGGACAGTTCAAAGTTTGAACGAACTTCTATCAAAAGCATTGGCTGGAAATACTGACCAAATTTCAAACGAAGGGTTAACTGAGACATATAGTTTGTAAGTTGAATCTGCCAATCGCTCTATTGCGATGGACTTACCTCTACAAATGTATCTCTATCGTATATCAGTATGCAAAGTTAGGCATGCTTCCATTTAACTACGATATCTTGGACAAATATTTCGAACGAAACTTTTAGGAGTATGTTGAGATGGACACTGAATCTGCCTTTATTGCCATTGCAGCCAAAAAACTAGAAGATTTGCCCAAACCAGACCTGTACGAAGACTATCAACGGAATAAACATCAATGGTTTCTACGTACAAATACGGAAGAACAATACGGAACGACAATCCTACCCCTGGTATGTTTAAGGTGGAATGGGAAGGAGAAGGCATTGTTGCCCTCAATAGTAAAATGTACTACTGCTTTGGCGGAACAATCAAAGAAAGGTACCAAAAACGAAATGCCGTCAGAAAGGTTGTGTATGTCCCCCGATTGACTAAAGGGACACACACACAacattgtttgcccatgcaggTCACATATGCGTACATGAAACTGAAAAATTTGTAAAGGTATCACATATGTAAATCACATTCTCTTTGTTATTCAGTTACCACCATGGCGATGCTCGGCACTGCTGCTGCTGCTACATGTAAACTCACGACGGTTGCATATGGAATAAGCCAGGCGATTGATATGTATAACGGTGTATGCAAGTCACAGGGTGGACGATTCAACCTCGCAGTTGGAGTACTGCAGGATGGGGACGTATTACTctatcaagaaaaacaaagtccATGTTTCGTGTTGCTTGAAGATCAAACACATCAGTTTACATACCATCGTCAAGAAAATGAAGTGATCACATACGTTGAAGCCTGTGATAACTGGGGTGATGGCACAGGTGGGAGTCCAAAACTTACTAGTGGTGGACCAGGTCAGGTTCATGTAACAGTCGAGGTGACGTCTCAATTAAACAGGGGTTTTGATTTTACTGTTTCGGTGTATGGTCGAAAAAGGTAATTTTTACTGAATGTTGCATTTAATGGCTCGTACGCCTTATTGTGTTTTTAGTTCAGAATTGATCTCATGATTGATAATTAATATGTTATTCTATCATGGACATATTCTCTTCAAACATTATCatacaaattaataaataaatgatgcaTGAAACTTATAGCCGTCAGTTTTCCAATcatgatttcaaatattaatgatGTGATATTATGGATTCGGAAAGACGTTTAATAATCTAATTGACTATTTTACATCAGTACTTCGGATATCATCAGCATAGGAATTAAACATCATAGAATGTTGTGGGCTAACCTTCAGGTGATTATAATGATTTTGGGGACATAAGTTATCACCGTTTCGCAAAGtatcattgaaatatttgaaaagacaCATCAAATAAAAAGTCATTAAAAAATTTGACATATCACAGTAACGCACAAACCGATCGTCAAATCCTGTCGAAAGATAACCGTCTGAAGAATGTTTCATATTTCCCTAAAAGCATACACGTTAGATGCagatgtttattttgttatattcttcTAAAAGAGTAAAACTAGCTAACTTAATACCATTAATATGATGTGAGATTTCTAAAGCCACCTAAACACGACAACATATATTTTCCGTTTAGGGTGAAAACGCATGTTTAAGTACTAACTAATTACAACATATCTGACAAATAGCCTCGCAAAATAAGCAAAGAATACAGAAAGGTGTCTGATATATTCCTAGTTCACAAAGGCAATGCACGTCGAGATATTGAATTACAATTTAATTTATCAAACAGGTACCACAGCATGTACTTTTCATGATCCTTAATTAATGCTTCCTTTGAAGTTtatattctttttatttaacTACTGGTGTAAAATTCTAAGGGACGGTGGAAGCATAAGGTCGGTAGTAATGGCGGTAAGAATACTCCAATGGTTTATGTCTACTTGTGTATTACTTTTCGACGACCATTGTGAAACTATGTTTCATAAGCTAACAATGCTTTGTTTTTGGAACACGCCAGGCGCTGctaattgacattttaagagaTTTTATGTTTACAAATTCAATCCACAAGCGGCTCGCTTTTAGCAAGGTTAGGGAACTTTGATTAATTGAGTATGTGTTAGTGTATCATTAACATATAACGTTTAAACCTAAATAAACACCAATCAGTGCCTGCAAGTTTCTCCGGGATGTAATTGCAAGGAAACGTTAGCGAAAGTATTTACTTACTGACGGGCCGTATTGAGGCTGCAATCTTCTGGAGAGACGTCAACATATCACAAACTTGTTTCACTGCTCGGTTCGTTGTAATTTGCACAGTTCAggtgtttgttttgttcttataTAGTTTGGAAACATCCCCTTTGAATGATAATTACTCACTTCTTCACATACACTTGGTAACACAGTACGGAGGAACGTATCGTCACTAACAACAACACTAGGTTGTGTATGTCATGTCCCCCGATTGACTAGGGGACATACATAACATTGTTTGCCCATGCGGGTCACACAAGAGTACATGAAACTGTAGACCTTATACCGGTATCACATATGTAAATCACATTCTATTTGTTCTTCAGAGACCACCATGGCGCTGACCAGCCCTGCTCCTTATGCATGGGGTTGGGTTGTGATGCTCCCAATGGAGCAGCCCAGGTGACTGATACGAATACCGGGCTATCCAGGAAACAGGCTAAATCATTCAACCACAAAGTTGGAGTAAAGCGGACTAAGGACGTGTTACTCTATGAAGAATCCAAAAGTACATTTGGCGTGGTGTCGGAATCTCAAACACATCAATTCACATACCATCGTCGAAGAAATGAAGTGATCACATACGTTGAAGCCTGTGATAACTGGAGTGATGGCAAAGGTGGGAGTTCACAAATTACTAGTGGTGGACCAGGTCGGGATCATGTAACATTCGAGGTGACGTCTCAATTAGGCAAGGGTTTTGATTCTACCGTTTCGGTGTTTGGTCGAAGAAGGTAATTTCTACTAAATGTTTCATTAACTGGCTCATACGCCTAATTGTGTTATTAGTTCAGAAGTGATCTCATGATTGATAATTAATATGTTATTCTATCATGGACATATTCTCTTCAAAACATTatacaaattaataaataaatgatgcaTGAAACCTATTGCCAGCAGTGTTCCAATcatgatttcaaatattaatgatGTGATATTATGGATTCGGAAAGACGTATAATAATCTAAATGACTCTTTTACATCAGTACTTCGGATATCATCAGCATAGGCAGTAAACATCATCGAATATTGTGGGCGAACCTTTCAGGTGATTATGATGATTTTGGGACATAAGTTATCACCGTTTCGCAAAGtatcattgaaatatttgaaaagacaCATCAAATAAAAATTCAATAATTGTTTTTACATAACACAGTACCGCACAAACCGATCGTCGAATGCTGTTGCGATTCGAAAGATAACCGTCTGAAGAATGCTAATATTTCCCTCAAAGCATACACATAAGATGCAGATGCTTATTTGGTTAAATTCTTATAGAAAAAACTAGCTAACTTAATACAattaatatgatataaaatatcTAAAGCAACCCTAGCCCTAACAATGCTTTGTTCTTTGAATACTCCAGGCGCTGctaattgacattttaagatattttatgtttacaaaTTCAATCCACAAACGGCTAgctttaatcaaggttggggaACTTCGATTAATGGTGAATATGTTAGTGTGTCACCAACACATTACGTATCAACCCAAATAAACACCAACCAGTGCCTGCAAGTTTCGCTGGGATATATTTACAAGGATTACTAAGCGAAAGTATTAAATTAAACACACGGGCCGTGTTATAGCTGCAATATTCTGGAGAGACGTCAACATATCAGAAACTTGTTTCACTGCTCGGTTCGTTGTTATTTGCACAGTTCAGgtctttgttttgttcttatATAGTTTGGAAACAACCCCTTTAAATGATAATTACTCACTTCTTCACAGACACTTGTTAACACAGTACGGAGGAACGTATCGTCACTAACAACAATACTAGGTTGTGTATATCCCCTGATTGACTAGGGGGCTATACACAACATTGTTTGCCCATACAGGTCACACAAGAGTAATAGGAACTGTAGACTTTGTACCGGTGTCACATAATTATGTAAATCACATTCTATTTGTTTTTCAGGTGGTATTATGCCTTGAAACGTTGATGCTGCTGCCGCTGGTGTTGCTGCTGTTTTGggatacaaaaataataatactcagcagttacttttacgacgcttaagcgaccacaaatgtgggagaaaacagcaagggcttatggattataATTGTAATAGTAATGCTTTACATAAATCGTCATTAATTGCGAAATGCATGGGGTTGATGCATCACCCTGTGCGTGTTTTGAGATAAAACCACCTACATAATGTTCAGGTTAGCTGTAGATGTAAAAttactgttttgttttggtCAATGAAAAACGTGGTCAGTCTtagctatagtatatataccacCATTCTTTAGAATGGAAAGAGATTCCGACTGAGGTAAATGTATCCTCAAATTCCACTGTTGCTATTATTCTTGTGGAAGTCGTATGTGTAATCTATAACGAGTCCGGGCGTGTCCGTTTGACTCGCAATATCTTATGTAGATATATTGTGGACATAATACTTCTTTTGAATACGACGATCGATCACATTGTTGAGTGGGCTAGGCAATCACAGAGTGCGAAATTCGATGCGTTTTCGTCCGTGATGATGGAAATCATTTCTACAATGTTATAGTAGAGACATATAATTTAATACATAAAGAAAAGTATGAAACCTTACATACATTTGTTAAATAACACAAGTAAGGTTTATTTAGCGTAAAGCCAGTTGTAAACTCATAGCCCAACTCAGGAGTAACGTCACAGTATCCTAAGCATGCAGTTTTTAAGCAAACACAAAATTTGGCAAAGGGTTAATTAGTCCTACATGCACGCATGCAAGCATGTACGGACGCACGCACTTGTTTGGGTATATTAGAGAACTGAAAGGAAGGAATGTCTTTCTAGCAATAGAATTGTCGTTTCAAGAAATGCCATTAACTGTAGACTGTTAGGTTCGTTTCTATGATACACCAACAGTTTTTTACAATATGTTTTTTATGAACAAATGTTCTGCAATTGTCATCCTGGATCGACAGAATTACATCATAGAAGCCATGcgtcatctctccaacagtgGTATTTACACTCTTCTTGACTCTGATCCCACAGTTATTTTCTTccagcagataaaacagactatcactgatatgtaccagcggaaccagatctctaagaaggctgtttctttcctttctcccacagactgtaaggcagccaggttttatctcctgcccaaaattcacaagcctggtaaccctggtaggcctatcTT
It encodes:
- the LOC139969550 gene encoding uncharacterized protein isoform X2 → MAMLGTAAAATCKLTTVAYGISQAIDMYNGVCKSQGGRFNLAVGVLQDGDVLLYQEKQSPCFVLLEDQTHQFTYHRQENEVITYVEACDNWGDGTGGSPKLTSGGPGQVHVTVEVTSQLNRGFDFTVSVYGRKRDHHGADQPCSLCMGLGCDAPNGAAQVTDTNTGLSRKQAKSFNHKVGVKRTKDVLLYEESKSTFGVVSESQTHQFTYHRRRNEVITYVEACDNWSDGKGGSSQITSGGPGRDHVTFEVTSQLGKGFDSTVSVFGRRRWYYALKR